A genomic region of Prevotella scopos JCM 17725 contains the following coding sequences:
- a CDS encoding IS1182 family transposase, translated as MTKIHFRSYIHKKMILFPQRIDKDIAEDAPVRLLDALVDNLMLDNVYKLYKPSGRKPYHPQMMLKVILYAYMNNIYSCRRIESLLKRDIHFIYLAGYEQPDFITINRFRNRVKKEINNIFTQVVLVLAAKGLISLDVEYIDGTKIESKANKYTFVWKRTVEKNRTKLQEQIRTLLLQVDDVIAQDNAAKKEGIEFTAALLDEISEELNKSLESIPKPKTKEEKQAVRTKKKQLKELEKKRNKLQEYDQHLEIMGERNSYSKTDPDATFMHMKEDAMRNGQTKPGYNLQIATENQFITDFALYANRTDTLTLPSFLESFKSRYHRYAKTVVADSGYGSEENYLFMDVHNMEAYVKYNYFHKEQRPRYTPNPFSPASLYYNKEQDFYVCPMGQHMRRIGMKRSLTSNGFVTYSVRYQAEHCDGCPLRGSCFKARGNRIIEVNHQLQHYKQKARELLTSEEGIKHRGRRCIEPEAVFGQTKYNKAYKRFRHFGKDKVNMDFAFFAIAFNIGKMCRKTNLKELKAIMEVLLVTFRCSIQVYIGYLKTNKSFYMKLAA; from the coding sequence ATGACAAAGATACACTTTCGTTCTTACATACACAAGAAAATGATTCTTTTTCCTCAAAGAATCGATAAGGATATCGCAGAAGATGCCCCTGTTCGTCTTTTAGACGCCTTGGTGGATAATCTTATGTTGGATAATGTCTACAAACTTTATAAGCCCAGTGGTCGCAAGCCTTATCATCCACAAATGATGCTTAAGGTGATTCTTTACGCCTATATGAATAATATCTATTCCTGCCGTCGTATAGAGTCACTTCTCAAGCGTGACATTCATTTCATCTATCTGGCAGGATATGAGCAGCCTGATTTTATTACCATCAATCGTTTTCGTAATCGTGTGAAAAAGGAAATCAACAATATATTCACACAAGTCGTATTAGTACTTGCAGCCAAAGGTTTGATAAGTCTTGACGTTGAATATATTGACGGCACAAAAATAGAATCGAAAGCTAACAAGTATACCTTCGTTTGGAAGAGAACCGTGGAAAAGAACCGCACCAAGTTGCAGGAACAAATACGCACACTCTTGCTTCAGGTTGACGATGTCATTGCGCAGGATAATGCCGCTAAGAAAGAAGGTATTGAGTTCACTGCAGCTCTGCTTGATGAGATATCCGAGGAATTGAACAAGTCTTTGGAATCAATCCCTAAACCTAAGACAAAAGAAGAGAAGCAGGCTGTTAGAACCAAGAAAAAACAGCTTAAAGAACTTGAGAAGAAACGTAATAAACTCCAGGAGTATGACCAACACCTTGAGATTATGGGAGAGAGAAACTCCTACAGCAAGACCGACCCTGATGCCACGTTTATGCACATGAAGGAGGACGCTATGCGGAACGGACAGACTAAGCCTGGATATAATCTGCAGATAGCAACGGAGAACCAGTTTATCACCGACTTTGCACTCTATGCCAATCGTACCGATACACTCACACTACCTTCTTTCTTGGAGTCTTTCAAATCACGCTATCATCGTTATGCCAAGACAGTCGTAGCCGATTCAGGGTATGGCTCCGAGGAGAATTATCTGTTCATGGACGTACATAATATGGAAGCCTATGTGAAGTATAACTACTTCCATAAAGAGCAGCGTCCACGCTACACACCTAACCCATTCAGTCCCGCAAGCCTTTATTATAATAAGGAACAGGATTTCTACGTCTGCCCTATGGGACAGCACATGAGGCGTATAGGTATGAAGCGTTCCCTAACCTCTAATGGATTCGTTACTTACAGCGTACGTTATCAGGCAGAACACTGTGATGGTTGTCCGTTGAGAGGCTCATGTTTTAAGGCAAGAGGGAACAGAATTATAGAAGTAAACCACCAACTACAGCACTATAAACAAAAGGCACGGGAACTACTGACCTCGGAAGAAGGCATCAAGCATCGAGGACGAAGGTGCATAGAACCTGAAGCTGTTTTTGGACAAACAAAATATAATAAAGCCTACAAGAGGTTTAGGCATTTTGGGAAAGACAAGGTCAACATGGACTTTGCATTCTTTGCCATTGCCTTTAACATAGGAAAAATGTGCAGAAAAACTAATCTCAAGGAACTAAAAGCCATTATGGAGGTACTTTTAGTCACCTTCAGATGCTCTATACAAGTTTATATAGGCTATTTAAAGACCAATAAATCATTTTATATGAAATTAGCAGCATAG
- a CDS encoding OmpP1/FadL family transporter, which yields MKSKYIFFAVSLFAALSANAQETYENAKLAGEDLNGTARYVGMGGAMEALGADISTIGSNPAGIGLFRHSNVSLSAGLLMQSDGKEFSNGKKTNLSFDQIGGVYTTRTGQKSFLNFGFNYHKSKNFDYILNAAGSLNGSSQNKQSYIKGMLGDQKVGGFNVDKNKDGQNIGYVDAKSSDVAYTWSQIDYLYWNKLIPGSTGIYNYERATGYTLDRAHTGYIGNYDFAVSGNINDRVYLGLTFGMKDIHYKGYSEYRENFNNGGAVVRDERKVTGSGFDITAGVIVRPVAESPFRIGAYVKSPTWYDLTTSNVTGLVYAQGTTSKNAYVSNSYNFKMWTPWKFGLSLGHTIGNYLALGATYEYENYADINSRVNDGGYYDYYYNEYYESSSPDNVMNAHTKEALKGVSTLKLGVEYKPVSNVALRLGYNYVSPKYVSDAQKDPGLASLGTSYASTTDYTNWGAINRFTLGVGYQVKKFNIDLAYQYSAQNGSFAPFSNIRDISVPSGTTSVKESNIATSADVKNNRSQLLLTLGYRF from the coding sequence ATGAAGAGTAAATATATTTTCTTTGCAGTATCTTTGTTTGCAGCTTTGTCTGCAAATGCACAAGAGACGTACGAGAATGCTAAGTTAGCAGGAGAGGACTTGAATGGTACTGCACGCTACGTTGGTATGGGTGGAGCCATGGAAGCCTTGGGTGCTGATATTTCTACTATCGGTTCTAACCCAGCTGGTATCGGTTTGTTCCGTCACAGCAATGTTAGTCTCAGTGCTGGTCTTCTTATGCAATCAGATGGTAAGGAGTTCTCTAATGGCAAGAAGACTAATCTGAGTTTTGATCAGATTGGTGGTGTCTATACTACTCGTACTGGTCAGAAGTCTTTCCTTAACTTTGGTTTCAACTATCATAAGAGTAAGAACTTTGATTATATCCTTAATGCTGCAGGCTCTTTGAATGGAAGTTCACAAAATAAGCAGTCATATATTAAGGGTATGCTTGGTGATCAGAAAGTGGGTGGCTTTAATGTAGATAAAAATAAAGATGGTCAGAATATTGGTTATGTAGATGCTAAATCATCAGATGTAGCATATACTTGGAGTCAGATTGATTACCTTTATTGGAATAAATTGATTCCTGGAAGTACAGGAATTTATAATTATGAGAGGGCAACGGGATACACGCTTGATCGTGCTCATACAGGTTATATTGGTAACTACGACTTTGCTGTGAGTGGCAATATCAATGACAGGGTTTATCTCGGTCTTACCTTCGGTATGAAAGATATTCATTACAAGGGATATAGTGAGTATCGTGAGAATTTCAATAATGGTGGAGCTGTTGTTCGTGACGAGAGAAAGGTAACGGGTTCAGGTTTTGATATCACAGCTGGTGTTATCGTTCGTCCAGTAGCTGAGTCTCCATTCAGAATTGGTGCATACGTGAAATCGCCAACTTGGTATGACCTAACAACATCAAATGTTACTGGTCTTGTCTATGCTCAAGGTACGACAAGTAAAAATGCTTATGTATCTAACTCATACAACTTCAAGATGTGGACACCATGGAAGTTTGGCCTCTCCCTTGGACATACTATTGGCAATTATCTTGCTTTGGGTGCAACATACGAGTATGAGAACTACGCTGATATCAATAGCAGAGTCAACGATGGCGGCTACTACGATTATTACTATAATGAGTACTACGAGTCATCAAGTCCTGACAACGTTATGAATGCACACACTAAAGAAGCATTGAAGGGTGTTAGCACTTTAAAATTAGGTGTTGAGTACAAACCAGTAAGTAATGTTGCTTTACGTCTGGGTTACAACTATGTAAGTCCAAAATATGTAAGTGATGCGCAGAAAGATCCAGGTCTTGCTTCTTTAGGTACATCGTATGCTTCAACAACAGACTACACAAACTGGGGCGCAATCAACCGCTTTACATTAGGTGTTGGTTATCAGGTTAAGAAGTTCAATATTGATTTGGCTTATCAGTACAGTGCACAGAATGGTTCTTTTGCTCCATTCTCTAATATTAGAGATATTTCTGTTCCTTCTGGTACTACATCTGTGAAAGAGTCAAACATAGCAACAAGTGCTGATGTAAAGAACAACAGAAGTCAGTTACTCCTTACATTGGGCTATCGTTTCTAA
- a CDS encoding YaaA family protein → MQILLASAKIMNSTNSVQTPETHLPRFHKEARQMALEMGELSVEELAKVIPCNEKIALENKLRYQDFFNDEAFLPALLAYYGQAYKCLKAQEYSQDDFSYADKHLWITSFLYGLLRPLDLIHPYRLEGKAKLPSAEGKNMFAYWKPYLTDILVDAVKADDGILVHLATEEFQHLFDWKRILKEVQVIQPLFMVDQGSRLKAVSVYAKSCRGAMTSFILRNQLAKPEEFLAFEYDGFNYDKNYGDESHPHFILKV, encoded by the coding sequence ATGCAGATTTTATTAGCATCAGCTAAAATAATGAATAGTACCAATTCGGTACAAACCCCTGAAACTCATCTGCCTCGTTTCCATAAGGAAGCGAGGCAGATGGCATTAGAGATGGGAGAACTTTCTGTTGAAGAGCTTGCAAAAGTAATTCCTTGCAACGAAAAGATTGCTCTTGAAAATAAGCTACGCTATCAGGACTTTTTCAATGATGAGGCTTTTCTTCCTGCACTCCTTGCCTATTACGGACAAGCATATAAATGTCTTAAAGCGCAAGAATATAGTCAAGATGACTTCTCGTATGCTGACAAACATCTTTGGATAACAAGTTTTCTTTATGGTCTTTTACGTCCTTTGGACCTTATCCATCCTTACCGACTTGAAGGAAAAGCCAAACTCCCATCAGCTGAAGGGAAAAACATGTTTGCCTACTGGAAACCTTATCTCACAGATATACTCGTTGATGCGGTGAAAGCTGACGATGGCATCCTTGTGCATTTGGCAACAGAGGAATTTCAGCATCTCTTCGATTGGAAACGAATTCTAAAGGAGGTTCAAGTTATTCAACCACTCTTTATGGTTGATCAAGGGAGCCGCTTGAAAGCTGTTAGTGTCTATGCAAAGAGCTGTCGTGGTGCTATGACTAGTTTCATACTCCGCAATCAACTGGCTAAACCAGAGGAGTTCTTAGCCTTTGAATATGATGGCTTTAACTATGACAAGAACTATGGAGATGAAAGTCATCCTCATTTTATATTAAAAGTTTAG
- a CDS encoding prolyl oligopeptidase family serine peptidase: MKQLLLTAALLSATSMMAQKLTYPQAPKDGTVDTYFGVKVADPYRPLENDSSKATAEWVAAENKVTQEYLSRIPFRGKLLKRMKELANYEKVSAPSYIKSIGKWLFYKNDGLQNQSVLYIMDRLGDEKNARVFLNPNQLSTDGTVALKGIYFSNNGKYAAYSISRSGSDWQEFYVMDVKTGKLLEDHITWAKFSSASWQGDGFYYSAYDAPQKGHEFSNVNSIQKIYYHKIGTPQSEDILFYQNPANPMRFYSVGVNEEETMMFLYESGAGSGNNVYVRDLRQPNSQFIQMTSNLEMQYSLVETIGDKMYFLTNDGAPKNRLMVTDLKHPGFSEWKTLVPESKDMLEGVTFADGKMILNYMKDASSHAYVYSMDGKQLSEIKLPTLGSAGFYGEKDRKEVFYSFSSFTVPTTIYQYDLSTANSKVYAAPKVKFKESDYVCEQVFYPSKDGTKIPLFITYKKGLKRNGKNPVFLYAYGGFNVALTPYFSSIRIPFIENGGIYAQASLRGGSEYGEEWHVAGTKMNKQNVFDDFISAGEWLIENKYTSKDYLAIVGGSNGGLLIGACMTQRPDLFKVCIPQVGVMDMLRYHKFTIGWNWAPDYGTSADSKEMFDYLHSYSPLHNLRLGTKYPATLITTADHDDRVVPAHSFKFAATLQAYNAADTPTLIRIDSKAGHGSGKPLSKQLEEQADIYGFILYNMGLKY; encoded by the coding sequence ATGAAACAATTATTATTAACCGCAGCATTATTGTCTGCCACAAGCATGATGGCACAGAAGCTAACGTATCCACAAGCACCAAAGGATGGAACAGTAGATACCTATTTTGGTGTTAAAGTTGCCGATCCTTATCGACCATTAGAGAACGACAGTTCGAAAGCTACTGCTGAATGGGTAGCTGCTGAGAACAAGGTTACACAGGAGTATCTCTCTCGTATTCCATTCCGTGGTAAGCTCCTTAAACGTATGAAGGAGTTAGCAAACTATGAGAAAGTATCAGCGCCTTCTTACATTAAGTCTATTGGCAAATGGCTTTTCTACAAGAATGATGGTCTGCAGAACCAAAGTGTTCTCTACATAATGGATCGTCTTGGAGACGAGAAAAACGCACGTGTATTCCTTAATCCTAATCAACTTTCAACTGATGGAACTGTTGCTTTGAAGGGTATTTACTTTTCTAACAACGGAAAGTATGCGGCCTACTCTATCTCACGCAGCGGAAGTGACTGGCAAGAATTCTATGTGATGGATGTTAAGACTGGGAAACTCCTTGAGGATCATATTACTTGGGCAAAGTTCTCTAGCGCTTCTTGGCAAGGAGATGGTTTCTATTACAGTGCTTACGATGCTCCTCAGAAAGGGCATGAATTTAGTAATGTAAATTCTATCCAGAAAATCTACTATCACAAGATAGGTACCCCACAGTCTGAAGATATCCTTTTCTATCAGAATCCAGCAAATCCAATGCGTTTCTATTCTGTAGGTGTAAATGAGGAAGAAACGATGATGTTCCTTTATGAAAGTGGTGCAGGCTCTGGTAATAATGTTTACGTTCGTGACCTCCGTCAGCCAAATAGCCAGTTCATTCAAATGACATCAAATCTTGAGATGCAATATAGTCTTGTTGAGACTATTGGCGATAAGATGTATTTCCTTACCAATGATGGCGCACCAAAGAACCGATTGATGGTTACTGACCTCAAACATCCTGGTTTCAGCGAGTGGAAGACACTTGTACCAGAATCAAAAGATATGCTTGAAGGCGTTACTTTTGCTGATGGCAAGATGATTCTCAACTATATGAAAGATGCTTCCAGCCACGCATACGTTTATTCAATGGATGGAAAACAACTCTCTGAGATAAAACTCCCTACATTAGGTAGTGCAGGTTTCTATGGTGAGAAGGACCGCAAGGAAGTTTTCTATTCTTTCTCTTCATTCACCGTACCAACTACAATCTACCAATACGACCTCAGCACAGCAAATAGTAAGGTTTATGCTGCACCAAAGGTTAAGTTTAAGGAATCAGACTACGTTTGTGAACAGGTATTCTATCCAAGTAAGGATGGAACTAAGATTCCTCTCTTCATCACTTATAAGAAGGGGTTAAAGCGTAATGGAAAGAACCCTGTATTCCTCTATGCTTATGGTGGCTTTAATGTTGCGTTGACACCTTACTTCTCTTCTATACGCATTCCTTTCATTGAAAATGGTGGTATCTATGCTCAGGCCTCTCTCCGTGGTGGTAGTGAGTATGGTGAGGAATGGCATGTAGCAGGTACGAAGATGAATAAACAAAACGTTTTTGATGACTTTATCTCTGCAGGAGAATGGCTTATAGAAAACAAATACACAAGTAAGGATTATCTTGCTATTGTTGGTGGTTCTAATGGTGGATTACTCATTGGTGCTTGTATGACACAACGCCCTGACCTATTCAAGGTTTGTATCCCACAGGTGGGTGTAATGGACATGTTGCGTTATCATAAGTTTACTATCGGTTGGAACTGGGCACCAGACTACGGAACAAGTGCAGACTCAAAGGAGATGTTCGATTATCTTCACAGTTACTCTCCACTTCACAACCTTCGTCTTGGTACTAAATATCCAGCGACTTTGATTACTACTGCCGACCATGATGACCGCGTTGTACCTGCTCATTCTTTCAAGTTTGCAGCCACATTACAGGCATACAATGCTGCTGATACTCCAACTCTCATCCGCATTGATTCGAAAGCGGGTCACGGGAGTGGTAAGCCATTGTCTAAGCAATTAGAAGAACAGGCTGACATCTACGGCTTCATCCTCTATAATATGGGACTGAAATATTAG
- the prmA gene encoding 50S ribosomal protein L11 methyltransferase yields the protein MKYIQVKFTAEPDSQDVRDIIAALAGEVGFDSFTDESDGLVGYCQEDLFNEETLSETIQHLPIPDVKVSFTVNQAEDKNWNEEWEKTGFDPIIIDNRCAIVCKNMEQEAISKYPQLANIPMKIVIDAQQAFGTGTHETTQMIVSLLLSQDLKGKRVLDCGCGTGILGIVAAKCGAKDIVSYDIDEWSVRNAEHNAKLNDIELDVLEGDKRVLSHVSGVFDVILANINRNIILDDIDEFVSVMTTNSKIILSGFYEQDAEAILHKANELGLKESQRLLNHDWCCLLLERA from the coding sequence ATGAAATATATACAAGTAAAGTTTACGGCAGAACCTGATTCTCAGGATGTAAGAGACATAATAGCAGCTCTTGCAGGCGAAGTTGGTTTCGATTCTTTCACAGACGAATCAGACGGACTTGTTGGATACTGTCAAGAAGATCTTTTCAATGAAGAAACACTCTCTGAAACCATTCAGCATCTACCTATTCCTGATGTAAAGGTTTCGTTTACGGTAAATCAAGCAGAAGATAAGAATTGGAATGAAGAATGGGAGAAAACTGGGTTTGATCCTATTATCATTGATAATCGTTGTGCTATCGTCTGTAAAAATATGGAGCAAGAGGCCATTTCAAAGTATCCTCAACTTGCGAACATACCGATGAAGATAGTTATAGACGCACAACAGGCTTTTGGAACTGGCACACATGAAACAACACAGATGATAGTTTCATTATTACTGAGTCAAGACCTTAAAGGCAAACGAGTTCTCGACTGTGGCTGTGGTACGGGTATTCTAGGTATTGTAGCTGCAAAATGTGGTGCAAAGGATATTGTCAGCTATGACATTGACGAGTGGAGTGTACGCAATGCAGAACACAATGCCAAACTGAATGATATCGAATTAGACGTTCTTGAAGGCGACAAACGAGTTTTGTCACATGTAAGTGGTGTCTTTGATGTCATCTTAGCAAATATCAATCGTAATATTATCCTTGATGACATTGACGAATTTGTCAGCGTCATGACGACTAATTCGAAGATAATTTTAAGTGGTTTTTATGAACAGGACGCAGAAGCGATCCTTCATAAAGCTAATGAACTTGGTCTGAAAGAGAGTCAACGCTTGTTGAATCATGACTGGTGCTGTTTGTTACTTGAGCGGGCGTAA
- a CDS encoding GDP-L-fucose synthase family protein produces the protein MNKNSKIYIAGHNGLVGSAIWNNLLQRGYTNLVGRSHKELDLTDQQAVKRFFDEEKPDAVVLAAAFVGGIMANFLYRADFIMQNMKIQCNVIEQSYLHGVEKLLFLGSTCIYPKNAPQPMREEYLLTSPLEYSNEEYAIAKIAGLKMCESYNLQYGANYIAVMPTNLYGPNDNFHLENSHVMPAMMRKIYLSKLIHENNWEAIRNDMDKRPINPTDKLRAEIGEGNVDGKNTQERILKALAFYGIEDNKVTLWGDGSPLREFLWSEDMADASVHILLNVDFKDIIDIEKYSSVFYGAKIDGAVDRNNSEGRGGAIPSLGEIRNCHINVGTGTELTIKELAELVKETVHFDGDIIWDTTKPNGTPRKLIDVEKLHKLGWTHKVEIKDGIEKLYEWYQESLR, from the coding sequence ATGAATAAAAATAGTAAAATATATATCGCTGGACACAATGGTTTGGTTGGTTCTGCAATATGGAACAATCTTCTTCAACGTGGCTATACAAATCTCGTAGGAAGAAGTCATAAAGAACTTGACTTAACAGACCAGCAGGCTGTAAAACGTTTCTTTGATGAAGAGAAACCTGATGCTGTTGTTCTTGCTGCAGCCTTTGTAGGAGGTATTATGGCAAACTTCCTTTATCGTGCTGACTTCATCATGCAGAATATGAAGATACAATGCAATGTAATAGAGCAGAGTTATCTCCACGGAGTAGAAAAACTCCTATTCCTTGGTAGTACATGTATCTATCCTAAGAATGCACCACAACCAATGCGCGAAGAGTACTTGTTGACTTCTCCTTTGGAATATAGCAACGAGGAGTATGCCATCGCAAAGATTGCCGGATTGAAGATGTGTGAAAGCTATAACCTTCAGTATGGCGCAAATTATATAGCTGTCATGCCAACAAACCTCTATGGTCCTAATGATAATTTCCATTTGGAGAACTCACATGTCATGCCAGCAATGATGCGTAAGATTTATCTCTCGAAACTTATTCATGAAAACAACTGGGAGGCTATTCGTAATGATATGGACAAACGTCCAATAAACCCAACTGATAAGTTGCGTGCAGAGATAGGTGAAGGTAATGTTGATGGAAAAAACACTCAGGAACGTATCTTGAAAGCACTCGCCTTCTACGGTATAGAGGATAATAAGGTAACCTTATGGGGTGATGGAAGTCCATTACGCGAATTTCTTTGGAGTGAGGACATGGCAGATGCCAGTGTTCACATCTTGCTAAACGTAGATTTCAAAGACATCATTGACATAGAAAAATACTCAAGTGTGTTCTATGGTGCAAAGATTGATGGAGCAGTCGATCGTAATAACTCTGAAGGGCGTGGTGGTGCAATCCCATCATTGGGTGAGATTCGTAACTGCCATATCAATGTTGGAACTGGCACGGAACTTACTATCAAGGAACTTGCAGAACTTGTTAAGGAGACCGTGCACTTTGATGGAGACATTATCTGGGATACTACGAAACCAAATGGTACTCCACGTAAGTTGATCGATGTTGAGAAATTACATAAACTAGGCTGGACACACAAAGTGGAAATCAAAGATGGTATTGAGAAACTCTATGAGTGGTATCAAGAAAGCTTAAGATAA
- the gmd gene encoding GDP-mannose 4,6-dehydratase has protein sequence MQKKALITGITGQDGSYLAELLLEKGYDVHGTIRRSSVDFRERIAHLEGRPNFHLHYADLSDSMSILGVISKVRPNEIYNLAAQSHVQVSFDSPEFTADVDAVGVLRILEAVRQLDLTKTCRIYQASTSELYGKVEEVPQNENTPFHPYSPYAVAKQYGFWITKEYREAYNMYCCSGILFNHESERRGETFVTRKITLAAARIKQGKQEKLYLGNLGSLRDWGYAKDYVECMWLILQQDKPEDFVIATGVQHSVRDFCYYAFKRVGIELEFQGEGMDEKGIDKATGKVLIEVSPDFYRPTDVVNLWGDPTKAKAKLGWNPSSTSFEELVNIMVDSDMAKVASEGAAEKVRTNLEEYLEKGIVK, from the coding sequence ATGCAGAAAAAAGCACTTATTACGGGTATTACAGGCCAGGATGGTTCTTATTTAGCAGAGTTGTTACTCGAGAAAGGTTATGATGTGCATGGCACAATTCGTCGTTCATCAGTTGACTTCCGTGAGCGTATTGCTCATTTGGAAGGACGTCCTAACTTCCATTTACATTATGCTGACCTTAGCGACTCTATGAGTATCCTCGGTGTTATTAGTAAAGTGCGTCCTAACGAGATTTACAACCTTGCCGCACAAAGCCATGTACAGGTTAGTTTCGATTCTCCAGAATTTACTGCAGATGTTGATGCTGTAGGTGTATTGCGTATTCTTGAGGCTGTTCGTCAGTTGGATTTGACAAAGACATGTCGCATCTATCAGGCATCAACTTCAGAGTTGTATGGTAAGGTTGAGGAAGTTCCACAGAACGAAAATACTCCATTCCACCCCTATAGCCCATACGCTGTCGCTAAACAATATGGCTTTTGGATTACAAAGGAGTATCGTGAGGCTTACAATATGTATTGCTGCTCTGGTATTCTCTTTAATCATGAGAGTGAGCGTCGTGGAGAAACATTCGTTACACGTAAGATAACCCTTGCCGCAGCACGTATCAAGCAGGGCAAGCAAGAGAAACTCTATTTGGGTAATCTTGGTTCTCTTCGCGATTGGGGATATGCTAAAGACTATGTAGAGTGTATGTGGTTAATCCTACAGCAAGACAAGCCTGAAGACTTCGTTATTGCAACTGGTGTTCAGCATAGCGTACGTGACTTCTGCTATTATGCATTTAAACGTGTTGGTATTGAACTTGAGTTCCAAGGGGAAGGTATGGACGAAAAGGGTATTGATAAAGCTACAGGAAAAGTACTTATTGAGGTTAGCCCTGACTTCTATCGTCCTACTGATGTCGTCAACCTTTGGGGTGATCCAACAAAGGCAAAGGCAAAACTTGGATGGAATCCTAGCAGCACTAGCTTTGAGGAACTTGTCAATATCATGGTAGATAGCGATATGGCAAAGGTTGCATCAGAAGGTGCAGCTGAAAAGGTTAGAACAAACCTTGAAGAATATTTGGAGAAGGGTATCGTTAAGTAA
- a CDS encoding SDR family NAD(P)-dependent oxidoreductase, with product MAKVLVTGANKGIGYGICKFLGKSGWQIIVGARNAKRAEEAIKSLKAEGVDVLGWQYVNLSDNSSLEQTAKEVKEKYADLELLVNNAGIPGDMEVPSYESEMQDVKDTIQVNYVGTFCLTKALISLLSANKGRIVNITVPSEVSPYWHPMAYVTSKAAQNAMTSIMAMEFEKNNIPIEIFNIHPGATTTDLNNHYTGPGSHSIDVVSEKIAEVINDGKKHQGEFIELYPIVDEGR from the coding sequence ATGGCAAAAGTATTGGTAACAGGTGCTAATAAAGGCATTGGCTATGGCATCTGTAAGTTTTTAGGCAAGAGTGGTTGGCAAATAATCGTTGGTGCGCGCAATGCAAAACGTGCTGAGGAAGCGATAAAGTCATTAAAAGCAGAGGGTGTTGACGTTCTGGGCTGGCAATATGTCAACCTGTCAGATAATTCCTCCTTAGAACAAACAGCTAAGGAAGTAAAAGAGAAATATGCTGACTTGGAACTATTAGTGAACAACGCTGGTATTCCGGGAGATATGGAAGTCCCAAGTTATGAGTCAGAGATGCAGGATGTCAAAGACACAATACAAGTAAACTACGTCGGTACATTCTGCTTGACAAAGGCGCTTATCTCATTACTTTCTGCCAATAAAGGACGAATTGTGAATATCACAGTACCTTCGGAGGTAAGTCCTTATTGGCACCCTATGGCTTACGTGACCAGCAAGGCAGCGCAGAATGCTATGACTAGTATTATGGCAATGGAATTTGAAAAGAATAATATACCAATTGAAATCTTCAACATTCATCCTGGTGCGACAACAACCGACTTGAATAATCATTATACAGGACCTGGTTCTCATTCCATAGATGTTGTCAGTGAGAAAATAGCAGAGGTTATTAATGATGGTAAGAAGCACCAAGGAGAGTTTATAGAGCTTTATCCTATTGTTGATGAAGGACGTTAA